A DNA window from Acropora palmata chromosome 12, jaAcrPala1.3, whole genome shotgun sequence contains the following coding sequences:
- the LOC141860064 gene encoding uncharacterized protein LOC141860064 isoform X3 → MANETRVITKATFTFSRRPASSPDPVLNSGGFFTSSSSYTTDDIEDGNITRISSASFKPSSSNKNSLSYVTMPRGNDAKKWRDVEENNNVEVFPSRTGDLTNSHEWNPDIISGVVRPPEQIKLVQDLEAIRAVSSLSSSTEPSVHVRAPSDSRGFVDKPRPIGRGGRRFDDGGFETTRTNSQLTTGSVGSEEEFNMANGDASSSDSAPSVTHRPALQQFKRQKEQAAVEATKEPKPIRPAAPPAQPQTQRYSDEYKTNENPVGPHRPSIQRGGKWYKEMFKELHSSAGTSSNLSGLLASDVAKGAIRDHESTGSLTPPRSSSPSLDHRDNEVFSTKVEYEPVRNTNNVSYEPRPSWSSSDSERSGGEKRPSRMSSSHVPAWYKDMQKGVEVPVQKIEEPESYLVQRRPAYGSTSEERRFQEPHISVAPLAMSSSPPTTYVDQRRSPASVTVQMEEKYLPPSASSLYESRFRGRQGSARTASEELQLQQQPPSDEDIYRRREEEAAAARRRREEEEEEWRRREEEERRRIAEEEIQRRRELEEERLRREYEAEVARRWREEEEERARREANKPQFIARALYSFNGQTEKELSFRKGDIINVRRQVDKNWIDGELNGRRGIFPTNYVEVRPVDEDDEPPPPPSVTQKTVPRVQVIVEQAPPTLPPSQTQQTPQTTVAYSQPPQASQAQQVSSRPVVQQAAETVNIEGEARVRYNFKAETRRELPCNKGDIIALLRKVDSNWYEGRVGDRRGIVPSNYLEVFTEPEVQVVRQEPVQPSKSVRVEQEPGHMRAGYNFDQRQHQQQPKGPPRAVTSGQVTVAKPTQVKYIEEPVESHFGGGVVAHAVLDEPRIGSEPGERYRAMFSYEPVNEDELRLEEGEEVIVLEKCDDGWFVGTSARTNMFGTFPGNYVERMM, encoded by the exons ATGGCAAATGAAACCAGAGTGATCACAAAAGCAACCTTTACATTCAGCAG ACGGCCTGCAAGTTCACCAGATCCTGTCCTGAATAGTGGTGGCTTCTTCACATCTTCATCCTCCTATACAACAGATGACATAGAAGATGGCAACATCACTCGCATTTCAAGTGCATCTTTCAAGCCATCATCGTCAAATAAAAACTCCCTGTCATATGTCACAATGCCGAGGGGAAACGACGCAAAGAAGTGGAGGgatgttgaagaaaataacaacGTAGAGGTCTTTCCTTCCAGAACGG ggGATTTAACAAACTCACACGAATGGAACCCAGACATTATATCTGGCGTGGTTCGACCACCGGAGCAAATTAAGCTTGTTCAAGATTTAGAAGCAATAAGAGCAGTGTCAAGCTTGTCATCATCTACTG AGCCCAGCGTTCATGTTCGAGCTCCTTCAGATTCACGGGGCTTTGTTGATAAACCACGACCCATTGGACGAGGAGGTAGAAG ATTTGATGATGGCGGTTTTGAAACAACACGGACTAATTCACA ATTGACCACTGGTTCAGTTGGATCGGAAGAGGAATTCAACATGGCCAATGGTGACGCGAGTAGCTCAGATTCTGCACCCTCTGTGACTCACAGGCCAGCATTGCAGCAATTTAAACGACAAAAGGAGCAAGCAGCTGTGGAAG CCACAAAGGAACCCAAACCAATAAGACCAGCCGCACCACCAGCGCAGCCTCAAACCCAACGGTACAGCGATGAATACAAGACAAACGAAAATCCAGTAGGACCACACAGACCG TCAATTCAGAGAGGAGGAAAATGGTATAAAGAAATGTTTAAAGAACTTCATTCAAGCGCAGGAA CCTCTTCCAATCTTTCGGGACTGCTTGCAAGTGACGTGGCTAAAGGAGCCATTCGAGATCATGAAAGTACTGGATCCTTGACGCCTCCAAGGAGTTCATCGCCTTCGCTTGACCACAGAGACAACGAGGTGTTCTCCACCAAAGTGGAATACGAACCAGTGCGAAACACCAACAACGTGTCATACGAACCCAGGCCCAGCTGGTCGAGCTCTGACAGTGAGAGATCTGGTGGCGAGAAAAGACCTTCCCGCATGAGCTCCAGTCACGTGCCGGCGTGGTACAAGGATATGCAGAAAGGAGTTGAGGTCCCTGTGCAAAAGATCGAAGAACCGGAGTCTTATCTTGTGCAAAGGAGACCTGCGTACG GAAGTACAAGCGAAGAGAGACGATTTCAAGAACCACATATTTCCGTAGCGCCTCTCGCCATGAGTTCTTCTCCGCCTACAACTTACGTTGACCAAAGAAGATCTCCAGCGTCCGTTACAGTTCAGatggaagaaaaatatctCCCTCCCAGCGCTTCAAGCCTTTATGAAAGCCGCTTTCGCGGACGGCAA GGCTCAGCAAGAACCGCATCGGAAGAGCTCCAACTCCAACAGCAACCGCCATCCGATGAAGATATCTACAGAAGAAGGGAAGAAGAAGCAGCTGCGGCTCGCAGACGGagagaggaagaggaagaagaatgGAGACGGAgagaggaagaagaaagaagaaggaTTGCAGAAGAGGAAATACAGAGACGGAGGGAACTGGAGGAAGAGCGGCTGAGGCGCGAATACGAGGCCGAAGTGGCTAGAAGATGgagagaagaagaggaagaacgAGCCAGGCGAGAAGCAAATAAACCGCAGTTTATCGCCAGAGCTTTGTATAGCTTCAACGGCCAAACTGAAAA GGAACTATCCTTCAGGAAAGGCGATATCATCAACGTTAGGAGACAAGTCGACAAAAACTGGATCGATGGCGAACTTAACGGCCGACGTGGTATCTTTCCCACCAATTATGTTGAG GTTCGTCCCGTAGATGAAGACGATGAACCGCCACCCCCACCCTCCGTAACACAAAAGACGGTTCCCCGTGTCCAAGTGATCGTAGAACAGGCGCCGCCTACGCTTCCGCCATCGCAGACACAGCAGACGCCGCAGACAACAGTAGCCTACTCGCAGCCGCCACAGGCTTCCCAAGCTCAACAAGTCTCGTCGCGTCCTGTGGTTCAGCAAGCCGCTGAGACGGTGAATATTGAAGGCGAAGCTAGAGTGCGATACAACTTCAAGGCAGAAACTCGTCGAGAATTGCCATGCAATAAG ggAGATATCATCGCTTTACTTCGTAAAGTTGACAGTAATTGGTACGAGGGACGGGTGGGTGACAGAAGAGGAATTGTACCATCAAATTACTTAGAG GTATTCACAGAACCCGAAGTTCAAG TTGTTCGACAGGAGCCAGTGCAACCTTCCAAATCTGTTCGTGTGGAGCAG GAGCCTGGCCATATGAGAGCAGGCTACAACTTTGACCAGCGGCAACACCAGCAACAACCGAAAGG TCCTCCTAGAGCGGTTACTTCAGGCCAGGTCACAGTTGCCAAGCCGACGCAAGTCAAGTATATCGAGGAACCGGTTGAATCTCACTTTGGAGGAGGCGTAGTCGCTCATGCAGTTCTTGACGAACCAAGGATAGGAAGTGAACCGGGAGAAAG GTATCGTGCGATGTTCAGTTACGAACCGGTCAACGAAGATGAACTGCGACTCGAAGAAGGAGAGGAAGTGATTGTCTTGGAGAAATGTGACGATGGTTGGTTTGTGGGTACCTCTGCCCGCACCAATATGTTTGGAACGTTTCCGGGCAACTATGTGGAAAGAATG ATGTGA
- the LOC141860064 gene encoding uncharacterized protein LOC141860064 isoform X2 — protein sequence MPGNPSPLLLKYDMASGEEYEVVLNGGAPWGFRLQGGKEFRAPLRIAKVTSNSKAEKVGITEGLLVRSINSANCEDWTHSDALNSIKRTGSVLKLVLSRRPASSPDPVLNSGGFFTSSSSYTTDDIEDGNITRISSASFKPSSSNKNSLSYVTMPRGNDAKKWRDVEENNNVEVFPSRTGDLTNSHEWNPDIISGVVRPPEQIKLVQDLEAIRAVSSLSSSTEPSVHVRAPSDSRGFVDKPRPIGRGGRRLTTGSVGSEEEFNMANGDASSSDSAPSVTHRPALQQFKRQKEQAAVEATKEPKPIRPAAPPAQPQTQRYSDEYKTNENPVGPHRPSIQRGGKWYKEMFKELHSSAGTSSNLSGLLASDVAKGAIRDHESTGSLTPPRSSSPSLDHRDNEVFSTKVEYEPVRNTNNVSYEPRPSWSSSDSERSGGEKRPSRMSSSHVPAWYKDMQKGVEVPVQKIEEPESYLVQRRPAYGSTSEERRFQEPHISVAPLAMSSSPPTTYVDQRRSPASVTVQMEEKYLPPSASSLYESRFRGRQGSARTASEELQLQQQPPSDEDIYRRREEEAAAARRRREEEEEEWRRREEEERRRIAEEEIQRRRELEEERLRREYEAEVARRWREEEEERARREANKPQFIARALYSFNGQTEKELSFRKGDIINVRRQVDKNWIDGELNGRRGIFPTNYVEVRPVDEDDEPPPPPSVTQKTVPRVQVIVEQAPPTLPPSQTQQTPQTTVAYSQPPQASQAQQVSSRPVVQQAAETVNIEGEARVRYNFKAETRRELPCNKGDIIALLRKVDSNWYEGRVGDRRGIVPSNYLEVFTEPEVQVVRQEPVQPSKSVRVEQEPGHMRAGYNFDQRQHQQQPKGPPRAVTSGQVTVAKPTQVKYIEEPVESHFGGGVVAHAVLDEPRIGSEPGERYRAMFSYEPVNEDELRLEEGEEVIVLEKCDDGWFVGTSARTNMFGTFPGNYVERMM from the exons ATGCCGGGTAATCCATCTCCGTTGCTATTGAAGTATGATATGGCGTCCGGTGAAGAATACGAAGTCGTATTAAACGGCGGTGCGCCGTGGGGCTTTCGTTTACAAGGAGGAAAAGAATTCAGAGCACCTTTGAGAATCGCCAAG GTAACATCCAACAGTAAAGCTGAAAAAGTGGGAATTACAGAAGGATTGCTTGTTCGGTCAATAAACAGTGCTAATTGTGAGGACTGGACGCATAGTGATGCCCTGAATAGCATCAAACGAACAGGATCGGTGCTAAAACTTGTTCTTTCAAG ACGGCCTGCAAGTTCACCAGATCCTGTCCTGAATAGTGGTGGCTTCTTCACATCTTCATCCTCCTATACAACAGATGACATAGAAGATGGCAACATCACTCGCATTTCAAGTGCATCTTTCAAGCCATCATCGTCAAATAAAAACTCCCTGTCATATGTCACAATGCCGAGGGGAAACGACGCAAAGAAGTGGAGGgatgttgaagaaaataacaacGTAGAGGTCTTTCCTTCCAGAACGG ggGATTTAACAAACTCACACGAATGGAACCCAGACATTATATCTGGCGTGGTTCGACCACCGGAGCAAATTAAGCTTGTTCAAGATTTAGAAGCAATAAGAGCAGTGTCAAGCTTGTCATCATCTACTG AGCCCAGCGTTCATGTTCGAGCTCCTTCAGATTCACGGGGCTTTGTTGATAAACCACGACCCATTGGACGAGGAGGTAGAAG ATTGACCACTGGTTCAGTTGGATCGGAAGAGGAATTCAACATGGCCAATGGTGACGCGAGTAGCTCAGATTCTGCACCCTCTGTGACTCACAGGCCAGCATTGCAGCAATTTAAACGACAAAAGGAGCAAGCAGCTGTGGAAG CCACAAAGGAACCCAAACCAATAAGACCAGCCGCACCACCAGCGCAGCCTCAAACCCAACGGTACAGCGATGAATACAAGACAAACGAAAATCCAGTAGGACCACACAGACCG TCAATTCAGAGAGGAGGAAAATGGTATAAAGAAATGTTTAAAGAACTTCATTCAAGCGCAGGAA CCTCTTCCAATCTTTCGGGACTGCTTGCAAGTGACGTGGCTAAAGGAGCCATTCGAGATCATGAAAGTACTGGATCCTTGACGCCTCCAAGGAGTTCATCGCCTTCGCTTGACCACAGAGACAACGAGGTGTTCTCCACCAAAGTGGAATACGAACCAGTGCGAAACACCAACAACGTGTCATACGAACCCAGGCCCAGCTGGTCGAGCTCTGACAGTGAGAGATCTGGTGGCGAGAAAAGACCTTCCCGCATGAGCTCCAGTCACGTGCCGGCGTGGTACAAGGATATGCAGAAAGGAGTTGAGGTCCCTGTGCAAAAGATCGAAGAACCGGAGTCTTATCTTGTGCAAAGGAGACCTGCGTACG GAAGTACAAGCGAAGAGAGACGATTTCAAGAACCACATATTTCCGTAGCGCCTCTCGCCATGAGTTCTTCTCCGCCTACAACTTACGTTGACCAAAGAAGATCTCCAGCGTCCGTTACAGTTCAGatggaagaaaaatatctCCCTCCCAGCGCTTCAAGCCTTTATGAAAGCCGCTTTCGCGGACGGCAA GGCTCAGCAAGAACCGCATCGGAAGAGCTCCAACTCCAACAGCAACCGCCATCCGATGAAGATATCTACAGAAGAAGGGAAGAAGAAGCAGCTGCGGCTCGCAGACGGagagaggaagaggaagaagaatgGAGACGGAgagaggaagaagaaagaagaaggaTTGCAGAAGAGGAAATACAGAGACGGAGGGAACTGGAGGAAGAGCGGCTGAGGCGCGAATACGAGGCCGAAGTGGCTAGAAGATGgagagaagaagaggaagaacgAGCCAGGCGAGAAGCAAATAAACCGCAGTTTATCGCCAGAGCTTTGTATAGCTTCAACGGCCAAACTGAAAA GGAACTATCCTTCAGGAAAGGCGATATCATCAACGTTAGGAGACAAGTCGACAAAAACTGGATCGATGGCGAACTTAACGGCCGACGTGGTATCTTTCCCACCAATTATGTTGAG GTTCGTCCCGTAGATGAAGACGATGAACCGCCACCCCCACCCTCCGTAACACAAAAGACGGTTCCCCGTGTCCAAGTGATCGTAGAACAGGCGCCGCCTACGCTTCCGCCATCGCAGACACAGCAGACGCCGCAGACAACAGTAGCCTACTCGCAGCCGCCACAGGCTTCCCAAGCTCAACAAGTCTCGTCGCGTCCTGTGGTTCAGCAAGCCGCTGAGACGGTGAATATTGAAGGCGAAGCTAGAGTGCGATACAACTTCAAGGCAGAAACTCGTCGAGAATTGCCATGCAATAAG ggAGATATCATCGCTTTACTTCGTAAAGTTGACAGTAATTGGTACGAGGGACGGGTGGGTGACAGAAGAGGAATTGTACCATCAAATTACTTAGAG GTATTCACAGAACCCGAAGTTCAAG TTGTTCGACAGGAGCCAGTGCAACCTTCCAAATCTGTTCGTGTGGAGCAG GAGCCTGGCCATATGAGAGCAGGCTACAACTTTGACCAGCGGCAACACCAGCAACAACCGAAAGG TCCTCCTAGAGCGGTTACTTCAGGCCAGGTCACAGTTGCCAAGCCGACGCAAGTCAAGTATATCGAGGAACCGGTTGAATCTCACTTTGGAGGAGGCGTAGTCGCTCATGCAGTTCTTGACGAACCAAGGATAGGAAGTGAACCGGGAGAAAG GTATCGTGCGATGTTCAGTTACGAACCGGTCAACGAAGATGAACTGCGACTCGAAGAAGGAGAGGAAGTGATTGTCTTGGAGAAATGTGACGATGGTTGGTTTGTGGGTACCTCTGCCCGCACCAATATGTTTGGAACGTTTCCGGGCAACTATGTGGAAAGAATG ATGTGA
- the LOC141860064 gene encoding uncharacterized protein LOC141860064 isoform X1, whose amino-acid sequence MPGNPSPLLLKYDMASGEEYEVVLNGGAPWGFRLQGGKEFRAPLRIAKVTSNSKAEKVGITEGLLVRSINSANCEDWTHSDALNSIKRTGSVLKLVLSRRPASSPDPVLNSGGFFTSSSSYTTDDIEDGNITRISSASFKPSSSNKNSLSYVTMPRGNDAKKWRDVEENNNVEVFPSRTGDLTNSHEWNPDIISGVVRPPEQIKLVQDLEAIRAVSSLSSSTEPSVHVRAPSDSRGFVDKPRPIGRGGRRFDDGGFETTRTNSQLTTGSVGSEEEFNMANGDASSSDSAPSVTHRPALQQFKRQKEQAAVEATKEPKPIRPAAPPAQPQTQRYSDEYKTNENPVGPHRPSIQRGGKWYKEMFKELHSSAGTSSNLSGLLASDVAKGAIRDHESTGSLTPPRSSSPSLDHRDNEVFSTKVEYEPVRNTNNVSYEPRPSWSSSDSERSGGEKRPSRMSSSHVPAWYKDMQKGVEVPVQKIEEPESYLVQRRPAYGSTSEERRFQEPHISVAPLAMSSSPPTTYVDQRRSPASVTVQMEEKYLPPSASSLYESRFRGRQGSARTASEELQLQQQPPSDEDIYRRREEEAAAARRRREEEEEEWRRREEEERRRIAEEEIQRRRELEEERLRREYEAEVARRWREEEEERARREANKPQFIARALYSFNGQTEKELSFRKGDIINVRRQVDKNWIDGELNGRRGIFPTNYVEVRPVDEDDEPPPPPSVTQKTVPRVQVIVEQAPPTLPPSQTQQTPQTTVAYSQPPQASQAQQVSSRPVVQQAAETVNIEGEARVRYNFKAETRRELPCNKGDIIALLRKVDSNWYEGRVGDRRGIVPSNYLEVFTEPEVQVVRQEPVQPSKSVRVEQEPGHMRAGYNFDQRQHQQQPKGPPRAVTSGQVTVAKPTQVKYIEEPVESHFGGGVVAHAVLDEPRIGSEPGERYRAMFSYEPVNEDELRLEEGEEVIVLEKCDDGWFVGTSARTNMFGTFPGNYVERMM is encoded by the exons ATGCCGGGTAATCCATCTCCGTTGCTATTGAAGTATGATATGGCGTCCGGTGAAGAATACGAAGTCGTATTAAACGGCGGTGCGCCGTGGGGCTTTCGTTTACAAGGAGGAAAAGAATTCAGAGCACCTTTGAGAATCGCCAAG GTAACATCCAACAGTAAAGCTGAAAAAGTGGGAATTACAGAAGGATTGCTTGTTCGGTCAATAAACAGTGCTAATTGTGAGGACTGGACGCATAGTGATGCCCTGAATAGCATCAAACGAACAGGATCGGTGCTAAAACTTGTTCTTTCAAG ACGGCCTGCAAGTTCACCAGATCCTGTCCTGAATAGTGGTGGCTTCTTCACATCTTCATCCTCCTATACAACAGATGACATAGAAGATGGCAACATCACTCGCATTTCAAGTGCATCTTTCAAGCCATCATCGTCAAATAAAAACTCCCTGTCATATGTCACAATGCCGAGGGGAAACGACGCAAAGAAGTGGAGGgatgttgaagaaaataacaacGTAGAGGTCTTTCCTTCCAGAACGG ggGATTTAACAAACTCACACGAATGGAACCCAGACATTATATCTGGCGTGGTTCGACCACCGGAGCAAATTAAGCTTGTTCAAGATTTAGAAGCAATAAGAGCAGTGTCAAGCTTGTCATCATCTACTG AGCCCAGCGTTCATGTTCGAGCTCCTTCAGATTCACGGGGCTTTGTTGATAAACCACGACCCATTGGACGAGGAGGTAGAAG ATTTGATGATGGCGGTTTTGAAACAACACGGACTAATTCACA ATTGACCACTGGTTCAGTTGGATCGGAAGAGGAATTCAACATGGCCAATGGTGACGCGAGTAGCTCAGATTCTGCACCCTCTGTGACTCACAGGCCAGCATTGCAGCAATTTAAACGACAAAAGGAGCAAGCAGCTGTGGAAG CCACAAAGGAACCCAAACCAATAAGACCAGCCGCACCACCAGCGCAGCCTCAAACCCAACGGTACAGCGATGAATACAAGACAAACGAAAATCCAGTAGGACCACACAGACCG TCAATTCAGAGAGGAGGAAAATGGTATAAAGAAATGTTTAAAGAACTTCATTCAAGCGCAGGAA CCTCTTCCAATCTTTCGGGACTGCTTGCAAGTGACGTGGCTAAAGGAGCCATTCGAGATCATGAAAGTACTGGATCCTTGACGCCTCCAAGGAGTTCATCGCCTTCGCTTGACCACAGAGACAACGAGGTGTTCTCCACCAAAGTGGAATACGAACCAGTGCGAAACACCAACAACGTGTCATACGAACCCAGGCCCAGCTGGTCGAGCTCTGACAGTGAGAGATCTGGTGGCGAGAAAAGACCTTCCCGCATGAGCTCCAGTCACGTGCCGGCGTGGTACAAGGATATGCAGAAAGGAGTTGAGGTCCCTGTGCAAAAGATCGAAGAACCGGAGTCTTATCTTGTGCAAAGGAGACCTGCGTACG GAAGTACAAGCGAAGAGAGACGATTTCAAGAACCACATATTTCCGTAGCGCCTCTCGCCATGAGTTCTTCTCCGCCTACAACTTACGTTGACCAAAGAAGATCTCCAGCGTCCGTTACAGTTCAGatggaagaaaaatatctCCCTCCCAGCGCTTCAAGCCTTTATGAAAGCCGCTTTCGCGGACGGCAA GGCTCAGCAAGAACCGCATCGGAAGAGCTCCAACTCCAACAGCAACCGCCATCCGATGAAGATATCTACAGAAGAAGGGAAGAAGAAGCAGCTGCGGCTCGCAGACGGagagaggaagaggaagaagaatgGAGACGGAgagaggaagaagaaagaagaaggaTTGCAGAAGAGGAAATACAGAGACGGAGGGAACTGGAGGAAGAGCGGCTGAGGCGCGAATACGAGGCCGAAGTGGCTAGAAGATGgagagaagaagaggaagaacgAGCCAGGCGAGAAGCAAATAAACCGCAGTTTATCGCCAGAGCTTTGTATAGCTTCAACGGCCAAACTGAAAA GGAACTATCCTTCAGGAAAGGCGATATCATCAACGTTAGGAGACAAGTCGACAAAAACTGGATCGATGGCGAACTTAACGGCCGACGTGGTATCTTTCCCACCAATTATGTTGAG GTTCGTCCCGTAGATGAAGACGATGAACCGCCACCCCCACCCTCCGTAACACAAAAGACGGTTCCCCGTGTCCAAGTGATCGTAGAACAGGCGCCGCCTACGCTTCCGCCATCGCAGACACAGCAGACGCCGCAGACAACAGTAGCCTACTCGCAGCCGCCACAGGCTTCCCAAGCTCAACAAGTCTCGTCGCGTCCTGTGGTTCAGCAAGCCGCTGAGACGGTGAATATTGAAGGCGAAGCTAGAGTGCGATACAACTTCAAGGCAGAAACTCGTCGAGAATTGCCATGCAATAAG ggAGATATCATCGCTTTACTTCGTAAAGTTGACAGTAATTGGTACGAGGGACGGGTGGGTGACAGAAGAGGAATTGTACCATCAAATTACTTAGAG GTATTCACAGAACCCGAAGTTCAAG TTGTTCGACAGGAGCCAGTGCAACCTTCCAAATCTGTTCGTGTGGAGCAG GAGCCTGGCCATATGAGAGCAGGCTACAACTTTGACCAGCGGCAACACCAGCAACAACCGAAAGG TCCTCCTAGAGCGGTTACTTCAGGCCAGGTCACAGTTGCCAAGCCGACGCAAGTCAAGTATATCGAGGAACCGGTTGAATCTCACTTTGGAGGAGGCGTAGTCGCTCATGCAGTTCTTGACGAACCAAGGATAGGAAGTGAACCGGGAGAAAG GTATCGTGCGATGTTCAGTTACGAACCGGTCAACGAAGATGAACTGCGACTCGAAGAAGGAGAGGAAGTGATTGTCTTGGAGAAATGTGACGATGGTTGGTTTGTGGGTACCTCTGCCCGCACCAATATGTTTGGAACGTTTCCGGGCAACTATGTGGAAAGAATG ATGTGA